In Haliscomenobacter hydrossis DSM 1100, the DNA window TTGGCGTCTTTGGCGGTGTACAACAGGTCGCTGTGTGCAGGGCCAATGGCCAGGATAAAGAGGTTAGAACGTTGGGGCGCATATTCGATAAATATCGACTCAGATGGCTTGCCATCAATGACTACTTCAACCCGGTTTATACCCAAAATCAGCGGAATTTTATTGCGGTAGGTATAGCTAAAAAGCCCCGTATCCCGCTTGGGAGCGGACAACTCCTGTTCGTTGAATTTTGAACCTTCCATTTCGACCCCGTTGACGCGCAATTTGAAGCTTTTGGGTTCCAAGCCTTTTTCAGAAAGCACGTTCATCTTGATTTCCTTCTGGTTGCTGTTGGTTTTTATCCGATTGCCCACTTCATTGGGGTCTGGATCGGTCCAAATCGAAACGGCACCACCGCTACCAATTCCGCCCTTGCGGCCTTCGAGGGTTTTGCGGATTTTCTCAGTCCCTCCTTCTTTGACCACCAGGACGACGTTGACCACAGCGCCAGTAAACTGGGGCGTTTTGGTGAATAAAAAGTCAATTTCCCGTTTGGAACGAGCGGCAATTGGGCCAACATTGGTGCTGGCCGTAGAACTTGGTCGGATGCCCGCCGGAGGAGTAAAAATAACTTCGGTAGGCCCCGAATTGGCATCCCCTGCGTTTTCGAGGGTCACACGCAGGGTAACTTCATCGGAGCGGGTACTGTTGAAATAGTTGTACCCGGCAAGTTGCAATGACGCGGGTACAGGCACCCGCGTGACCAACTTTACATCGGTTTCAGTTAAATATTTATCCCCTGAAGATATTTTAAGGTTGAAATTGTGCTCCCCGTTGCTGATGTCTTTGCTGCGCACGGGGATGCGCACGATTTTTCCACTGCGCTCACTGCCCACCTGTCCGAGGTAGTTGACGGCCCAATACTCCAACCGAGATGTGCCCGTACGGTCTTCCACCTCTATTTTGATGTCGCCAAGTTCTGCTCCAGATTTGTTGTTCAAACGGAAACTCAAGAAAGCATTTTCATTGCGTTGAATCGTTTGGTTGTCCTGAGAATTGAGTTTGATTTCGGTTATTTCTACCGCGTTTTGGTCCCGAACACCTACGATGGGGGGATTGTCTTGATCTTCGAGGGGCAAACGCCCGATAAAAGCACCTTTACCTGGCTCCTTACCGACCACTACTATTCTACCATCGTGGAGTAAGGTTGCAGCCTCCCAGATTTCATCGTTTCCTCCGCCCCAATAACCGCTGGATTGTAAGCGGCCATCACTGCCCGTACGTATGCGCAAAGCCTTGGTAGCGCGAGCACCAGAGCGATAGGAATTGGAAGCGCCCAAAAGACAAAAATTACCATTGTTCAACTGGATCAAGGCATTGGCCACATCAAAGTCTCTTTCGCCTATACTATTGTTCCAAAGTAAATTGCCATCACGGGCGATTTTCAATATCCAAGCGTTGGTGTTGCTTTTTGATTTGAAAAGGCCAGCCAGGGCGAAATTTCCATCTTTAGTATTGATCAGATCCAGCGCCTCTTCATACTCGCCATCGCCGTAGGTTTGATCCCAAACTTCCGCAGCTCGTGCATCAATTTTGGCCGCATAAATCTTGTCTCCTTTGCGGGTATTGCCGCTAAATACCGCTCCTCCATCTGTAGACAGGGCTAAACCACTGGGAATACCGTACTTTCCGCTACCCAGTTGTTTTTCCCAAACCATTTCGAATTTCAGGCTCAAGCGAATCAACCAGGCATCGCCGTCTTTTTGGTCATTTTTGAATCCTGCCAATACCATTGCCGTCCCATCCGGGGTGATTTCTATTTGCCGGAGTTCGTCCTTCCCGGTGCCTCCGATGGTTTTTTCCTCCAGTTTTTTGCCCTTTTCATCGATGAGCAAAAGCCAGCCATCCCGCGAGCCTTTACCGATAGATTCGGTGTAGCCCACCAGCAGGAAAAAACCTTGCGGTGTTGGGGCGATGTCGTAAATGACATCGTCTTTGGCGCCGCCATACCTAATTTCTTTGACGACGGCACCCGTGCTGTGGTTGACGATGGCAATGAGGCCATCTTTCCCACCCAAAGTTTGGGCGCTGCTTTCGCCTACGGCAATGACCGAGCCATTCCCGG includes these proteins:
- a CDS encoding caspase family protein, giving the protein MNKLFALVSGIALSLSSFAQDIKPDWSKSFGATGDVFHRVVEAGNGSVIAVGESSAQTLGGKDGLIAIVNHSTGAVVKEIRYGGAKDDVIYDIAPTPQGFFLLVGYTESIGKGSRDGWLLLIDEKGKKLEEKTIGGTGKDELRQIEITPDGTAMVLAGFKNDQKDGDAWLIRLSLKFEMVWEKQLGSGKYGIPSGLALSTDGGAVFSGNTRKGDKIYAAKIDARAAEVWDQTYGDGEYEEALDLINTKDGNFALAGLFKSKSNTNAWILKIARDGNLLWNNSIGERDFDVANALIQLNNGNFCLLGASNSYRSGARATKALRIRTGSDGRLQSSGYWGGGNDEIWEAATLLHDGRIVVVGKEPGKGAFIGRLPLEDQDNPPIVGVRDQNAVEITEIKLNSQDNQTIQRNENAFLSFRLNNKSGAELGDIKIEVEDRTGTSRLEYWAVNYLGQVGSERSGKIVRIPVRSKDISNGEHNFNLKISSGDKYLTETDVKLVTRVPVPASLQLAGYNYFNSTRSDEVTLRVTLENAGDANSGPTEVIFTPPAGIRPSSTASTNVGPIAARSKREIDFLFTKTPQFTGAVVNVVLVVKEGGTEKIRKTLEGRKGGIGSGGAVSIWTDPDPNEVGNRIKTNSNQKEIKMNVLSEKGLEPKSFKLRVNGVEMEGSKFNEQELSAPKRDTGLFSYTYRNKIPLILGINRVEVVIDGKPSESIFIEYAPQRSNLFILAIGPAHSDLLYTAKDAKDFAEAFRNQGGMDKLYPNVHVQEITTPETTNLTGIKAAMYDLNYMWKDGIITPNDVVVVFLSSHGKMVENRFKILQSGYNPKYENLSVDYKTDVLEVLDRLKCKKLIFLDACHSGGAKDGFDGLSKAVIDLANTHSGVSTLSSCKADEKSYEAQNWQNGAFTEAIMEAFSNNSFSDARGAFQADVNNDRIINLGELYDFLQRRVPQLVKTVIPNAPTSQAPFMPEDQLDRSMPLYFIQK